One region of Etheostoma spectabile isolate EspeVRDwgs_2016 chromosome 21, UIUC_Espe_1.0, whole genome shotgun sequence genomic DNA includes:
- the si:ch211-180a12.2 gene encoding uncharacterized protein si:ch211-180a12.2 isoform X1, whose product MFVALELLLLCPSFLGLGLGLGLGLDLDLDLDLPSYSVPAISPSEIQASPNTNATLPCNVTFPLSAKGDKMDKSLIKASWINNGSDIASFREAATQIKEGFSWDTTGFINGDFSLTVLRAGLDLQGQYECTISYNSTMLHSSNVTLRILASPTLSIPQQWVVLETESHFTCHADGFHPPPVSFSWTRDGQMIQPPYHIEGEQTPDGYYKAVGNLTFYPSREDQNVTFGCKVSHNGSYQELDFQLNITYLPSVTLSAVLSHSNNIPLTLYCDVESFYPEEISVSWLQNSTVLPEPPATELNPDGTYRTRHYYTLSPEQREQGGKVECAVNQPGVVHPVSGSAYLEKLDPQAEAPVLTKSAKASVALMCISLVLVVLLCFGVSWRRRDEKKKSLNVSGIILPPRVIVGQKGRVTMSIEGRRVDRVQTAWFLNDTPISDTSLTGTSKTNFNCLYNPLTTIHLPYGLTLTSPASEKGPLLPSKGEMGYYKLHTLGPLYSSGSGTQQLISSLTFIPQISIHKGAVLKCQVSYMGKDKIVVERVSEKFTILSAPEVSEIQLAETPGDSDVISMTVQASHFHPDIITFRWFCQGSELSPVASQASSSPRPNSEGVFSAFSQCKLPRSELEKEGTKVWVSVHHIALKQPVTRETRGFIKSPCVSEIIGSTSSPEKTLILGCEITDFYPPNVSVTWLKLRGGEQDDREEEVIVGGEMWGPIQTQSRLYRATATLRRRPTNQEKKERGGGIICRVEHCSLLEPIEKHWRNVDVGGRGVDEEQPLATSSLLSSSRPLVAGEVCTTEINLRPDEESVQYTIQPNRIGESKATEEGQGTREEQFAQARNDDDGLLVAKEDKQEDKQEDNGDHKLSRQDETPENEHTNTRSQRLTGDAMCEDMEESGRNAGAEEVSMTVHDHQKMDETIPVKEEDDEMQHDHKPDLGAEDIEVELCTIKDLSIKEEDDMHIEEAKLQRNEADTTVTHEEVEYIDSVQQLGSQNEKKSEAAKQVENQLSLCKELSDDGRDFRGDPGFTSLHVELQTTYDKSGIVSEEEVIVVKQEHLMEDEGAVIEEENSNDAATNQTKDEAPEQEGDIRTVTEDRQEEQNVIEHEVTQNAKTEPHTAEFADGEQEDVAKDGKVQTTTREADVETESCGTVIEENSDVTAAHISIEERLSSEVRNKENIMELGCMTTSATNKTEGEAGQEMTEKLKNLPLGLCEGRVAVSPELNSPTCEETQEGVPEYNNEPSPGDNATQRFLEEGDCEEIQGSQLPEEVESKEPESLQNSAFSTGDYLLVREHMEEKQESPRDIKCSFETGLPQESEKPLVEVVIQEYGHLLVEEEGELLVDLMKTGIEHSRFESDVGLPDEGVKAQDGPEGLLVEFEIDKELHDSNIDDAAGEGSEVPGDVTAEEEVGFADETFLEVKEQKMTVTRFFQELVDAIDSEQNSNMTPSSLEDITKSELLKQLAETEPELREDVEMQDAGIHMEEDAAEDEKQNKNEMEFLHLQVAGMADSESYRLVESLQTEIQLSDKACEISNEEVLTEAAGESKTVESKLKGFTSSTEDVAKHVTESEGSCAEETICSISGHQDVIDEEILDLWLQTALSEDAGGIKHQEGPEPRHQMEPSNQEPDEISSVQTEKDKEQLFELNSKESELVSDTEMSSSTVESGFLDQSLSEWGIHNTETQLLKTSSTVSFPGLHNMLANMSESANIPELSPQDFNSGSLDKVMEKVAETAQSYLKEEDSIHERGFHPDTAVAPPEARHLNQESQEKTEEVETQTGSQKEVDAEVTDWTDTKEAEFKPMTEMSMRMFRVEKPKAEDEPLEITLSDSLDQIKHTESGRPRSSSESLFEEVIVLTDSGLQGDTWTESKRKLPSLDKAQPGWSADIAESFPGLNRMEVAEQPTTESKDLMEVDTAALDFAAQKSRISVKNPRVRPPKDPRSLLHKPSVDPTPSSHLSAKVLPGVPLRGLGIGIKLPGLGAGFPVLKKTQQVVSNEYSPETLSQETKPEEKSDSPKQDEAQPKPKWMTPRHPGFGNPLMSELKTKLKKTTKE is encoded by the exons TATCTCCAAGTGAAATACAGGCCAGCCCGAATACAAATGCAACTCTTCCCTGCAATGTGACGTTCCCTCTTTCTGCAAAGGGGGACAAAATGGACAAGTCTCTCATCAAAGCCAGCTGGATAAATAATGGCTCTGACATTGCCTCATTCAGAGAAGCGGCAACTCAAATAAAGGAAGGCTTCAGTTGGGACACCACTGGTTTCATCAACGGGGACTTTTCACTGACTGTCCTCAGAGCTGGTCTCGACCTGCAGGGGCAGTATGAATGCACCATCAGCTACAACTCCACAATGCTGCATTCCAGCAACGTTACACTCCGTATCCTCG CTTCCCCCACTCTTTCCATCCCTCAGCAGTGGGTGGTGTTAGAAACTGAGAGCCACTTTACATGCCATGCagatggtttccaccctcctcctgtctctttctcctggACCAGAGATGGTCAAATGATACAACCTCCTTACCACATTGAAGGTGAACAGACTCCAGATGGGTATTACAAGGCTGTGGGCAACCTGACCTTCTACCCTTCCCGCGAGGACCAGAACGTGACCTTTGGCTGCAAAGTGTCACACAATGGCAGCTATCAAGAGCTGGATTTCCAACTCAATATTACCT ACCTTCCTTCTGTTACACTTTCTGCAGTACTCTCCCACTCCAACAACATTCCACTCACTCTTTACTGTGATGTAGAGAGTTTCTACCCAGAGGAAATCTCTGTGTCTTGGCTTCAAAACAGCACAGTCCTCCCTGAGCCCCCCGCCACTGAACTGAACCCAGATGGGACATACAGAACTAGGCACTACTATACTTTGAGCCCTGAGCAGAGGGAGCAAGGTGGGAAGGTGGAATGTGCAGTAAACCAACCTGGGGTAGTGCACCCTGTCAGTGGCTCAGCATACCTCGAGAAACTAGACCCTCAAG CTGAAGCTCCAGTGTTGACTAAATCAGCCAAAGCATCTGTGGCTCTGATGTGTATTTCTCTGGTGCTGGTCGTCCTGCTCTGCTTTGGCGTTTCTTGGAGAAGAAGGGATG AGAAAAAGAAGTCTCTGAATGTGTCAGGGATCATTCTCCCTCCACGCGTGATTGTTGGTCAAAAGGGCAGGGTGACAATGAGCATTGAGGGCCGGAGGGTGGACCGAGTCCAGACAGCATGGTTCCTCAATGACACCCCTATCTCTGACACTTCACTCACAG gaaCCTCCAAAACTAACTTCAACTGCCTCTATAACCCCCTAACCACCATCCATCTCCCCTATGGTCTAACTCTCACCTCCCCAGCGTCAGAGAAAGGCCCTCTGCTCCCCTCCAAAGGCGAGATGGGTTACTACAAGCTGCACACTCTGGGGCCGCTGTACTCATCTGGGAGTGGCACTCAACAGCTGATCTCCTCACTCACCTTCATCCCCCAGATTTCGATCCACAAGGGAGCGGTGTTAAAGTGTCAGGTGTCCTACATGGGCAAAGATAAGATCGTGGTGGAGAGGGTGTCAGAGAAGTTTACAATCCTGT CTGCTCCAGAAGTATCAGAAATCCAGCTGGCAGAGACACCTGGTGACTCTG ATGTCATTAGCATGACTGTCCAGGCGTCACATTTCCATCCGGACATCATTACCTTCCGCTGGTTCTGCCAGGGGAGTGAGCTGAGCCCAGTCGCCTCCCAGGCCTCGTCCTCCCCTAGACCCAATTCTGAAGGAGTCTTTTCAGCCTTCAGCCAGTGTAAACTGCCTCGGAGTGAACTGGAAAAGGAAGGCACTAAAGTGTGGGTCAGTGTTCACCACATCGCCCTGAAGCAGCCAGTCACCCGCGAGACTAGGG GGTTCATCAAGAGTCCGTGTGTGTCCGAAATCATCGGATCCACTTCTTCCCCAGAGAAGACTTTGATCCTTGGATGCGAAATCACAGATTTCTATCCCCCGAACGTGTCAGTCACCTGGCTGAAGCTCAGGGGAGGAGAGCAAGATGATAGAGAGGAGGAGGTGATAGTGGGAGGAGAGATGTGGGGCCCCATACAGACTCAATCCAGACTCTACAGGGCCACAGCCACTCTGAGGAGAAGGCCAACAAATcaggagaaaaaggagagaggaggggggattATTTGTAGAGTCGAGCACTGTTCCCTACTCGAGCCTATTGAGAAACACTGGAGAAATGTTGACGTTG GCgg AAGAGGGGTCGATGAGGAACAGCCTCTTGCGACATCCTCTCTGCTTAGCTCATCTCGGCCACTTGTTGCCGGGGAAGTTTGCACCACAGAAATCAACTTAAGGCCTGATGAAGAAAGCGTGCAGTACACAATCCAGCCGAACAGAATTGGTGAGAGCAAAGCAACTGAGGAAGGTCAGGGCACAAGAGAGGAGCAGTTTGCCCAAGCGAGAAATGACGATGATGGGCTGCTGGTTGCAAAGGAAGACAAACAAGAAGACAAACAAGAAGACAATGGAGATCATAAATTGTCCAGACAAGATGAGACGCCGGAGAATGAACATACAAACACCAGGTCGCAAAGACTTACAGGTGATGCAATGTGTGAAGACATGGAGGAAAGTGGAAGAAATGCTGGTGCTGAGGAGGTGTCAATGACAGTACATGATCATCAAAAAATGGATGAAACCATCCCAGTGaaggaagaagatgatgaaatgCAGCATGATCATAAACCAGATTTGGGGGCGGAAGACATTGAGGTGGAACTCTGCACAATCAAAGATTTGAGTATAAAAGAAGAGGATGACATGCACATTGAAGAGGCAAAGTTGCAGAGGAATGAGGCAGATACAACGGTGACGCATGAGGAAGTAGAATACATTGATAGTGTGCAACAGCTGGGCTctcaaaatgagaaaaagtctgaagcagcaaaacaagttGAAAATCAGCTGTCGCTCTGTAAAGAGTTGTCAGACGATGGTAGAGATTTTCGGGGAGACCCGGGCTTTACTTCACTGCATGTTGAATTACAGACAACCTATGACAAAAGTGGCATTGTTTCTGAGGAGGAAGTAATTGTTGTCAAGCAAGAGCATCTGATGGAGGATGAGGGTGCTGTCATTGAGGAAGAAAATAGCAATGATGCTGCAACCAACCAGACAAAAGATGAAGCGCCAGAGCAGGAAGGCGACATCAGAACAGTTACAGAAGACAGACAAGAAgaacaaaatgtaattgaacATGAAGTCACACAGAATGCTAAAACAGAGCCCCACACAGCTGAATTTGCAGATGGAGAACAAGAGGATGTGGCTAAGGATGGCAAAGTGCAAACTACAACGAGAGAGGCTGATGTTGAGACAGAAAGTTGTGGCACCGTGATCGAAGAAAACTCTGATGTCACAGCGGCTCACATTTCCATAGAGGAGAGGCTTTCCAGCGAAGTCCGTAACAAAGAAAATATCATGGAACTAGGATGTATGACCACCTCAGCTACAAACAAAACTGAAGGCGAGGCTGGACAGGAAATGACTGAAAAGCTTAAAAATCTTCCCCTGGGGTTATGTGAAGGCCGGGTTGCTGTGTCGCCAGAGCTAAACTCTCCAACATGTGAGGAAACACAAGAGGGAGTTCCTGAATACAACAATGAGCCTAGTCCTGGGGATAACGCAACACAAAGGTTCCTGGAAGAAGGAGATTGCGAGGAAATCCAGGGAAGCCAATTACCAGAAGAGGTGGAGAGCAAAGAGCCAGAGAGCCTTCAAAACAGTGCCTTTAGCACCGGAGACTATTTACTAGTGAGGGAGCATATGGAAGAGAAACAAGAAAGTCCACGAGATATTAAGTGTAGCTTTGAAACTGGATTGCCACAAGAATCGGAGAAACCACTTGTTGAAGTAGTAATTCAAGAATACGGACATTTACTTGTGGAAGAGGAAGGAGAATTACTGGTTGACTTAATGAAGACGGGGATTGAACACTCAAGATTTGAGTCGGACGTTGGCTTACCAGATGAGGGCGTCAAGGCACAAGATGGGCCTGAAGGGCTTTTGGTTGAATTTGAAATAGACAAAGAGCTACATGATTCCAACATAGATGATGCTGCTGGAGAGGGCAGTGAGGTGCCAGGAGATGTAACAGCAGAGGAAGAGGTTGGATTCGCTGATGAAACTTTCCTTGAGGTCAAAGAACAGAAGATGACAGTGACTAGGTTCTTTCAGGAATTGGTAGATGCAATAGACTCGGAGCAAAACAGCAACATGACTCCTAGTTCACTGGAAGACATCACTAAATCTGAACTCCTAAAACAGTTGGCTGAGACTGAGCCTGAATTACGTGAAGATGTAGAAATGCAAGATGCGGGGATACATATGGAGGAGGATGCAGCAGAAGATGAAAAGCAGAACAAAAATGAGATGGAGTTTTTACATCTGCAGGTAGCAGGAATGGCAGACTCTGAATCGTATAGACTAGTTGAGTCACTGCAGACGGAAATTCAACTATCAGACAAAGCATGTGAGATAAGCAATGAGGAGGTTTTAACTGAAGCTGCAGGTGAATCGAAGACAGTCGAGTCCAAACTGAAAGGTTTTACTTCATCAACAGAAGACGTGGCAAAGCATGTGACTGAATCAGAGGGGAGTTGTGCAGAAGAAACTATTTGCTCAATTAGTGGCCATCAGGATGTTATCGATGAAGAAATCCTTGACTTGTGGCTACAGACAGCGTTGTCGGAGGACGCTGGTGGAATAAAACACCAAGAAGGGCCAGAGCCTAGACACCAAATGGAGCCATCGAATCAGGAACCAGATGAAATATCATCAGTGCAGACAGAGAAGGATAAAGAGCAGCTTTTTGAATTAAATTCAAAAGAATCTGAGTTAGTGAGTGACACAGAAATGTCTTCATCAACAGTAGAGTCTGGATTTTTGGACCAGTCTCTCAGTGAATGGGGCATACACAACACTGAAACTCAGCTACTGAAAACAAGTAGCACTGTGTCATTTCCAGGCCTACATAACATGTTGGCTAATATGTCTGAATCAGCAAACATCCCTGAATTGTCTCCACAAGATTTTAACTCTGGATCTCTAGATAAAGTCATGGAGAAAGTAGCTGAGACAGCGCAATCGTATCTGAAAGAGGAGGATTCCATCCATGAGAGAGGATTTCACCCTGATACAGCAGTTGCGCCACCAGAGGCTAGACATCTGAATCAGGAATcacaagaaaaaacagaagaagtggAGACTCAAACTGGATCACAGAAAGAGGTTGATGCTGAGGTAACTGATTGGACAGACACTAAAGAAGCAGAGTTTAAGCCAATGACAGAAATGAGCATGAGAATGTTCAGAGTTGAGAAGCCAAAAGCAGAAGATGAGCCTCTTGAGATAACTTTGTCTGACTCTCTAGATCAAATCAAACACACTGAATCAGGACGACCTAGAAGCAGCTCAGAGTCTTTGTTTGAGGAGGTAATAGTTTTGACAGACTCTGGTTTACAAGGCGACACCTGGACTGAATCCAAGAGAAAGTTGCCCTCCCTGGACAAAGCACAGCCTGGATGGTCAGCAGATATTGCTGAATCATTTCCTGGGCTGAACAGGATGGAGGTGGCAGAACAGCCAACAACAGAGTCTAAAGATCTGATGGAG